A region of Nocardioides sp. JS614 DNA encodes the following proteins:
- a CDS encoding antibiotic biosynthesis monooxygenase — protein sequence MHARSITFMGDPSRLAAGIDYVRDDVMPMLDAIEGCLGMSMLADPETGQVIVTSSWRSAEDLDASDRLLTGSRARAAEIMGAPPEAAVWEVAVMHRDHRAAAGSCCRVTWLRLNHTDVGRGVELYRTALLPAMAELPGFCSASLLVDRRAGRACSTTTYDSRAAMESSRDRSWAIRDAGVRESGVDVMDVAEFDLVLAHLHLPELV from the coding sequence ATGCACGCACGTTCGATCACCTTCATGGGTGACCCCAGCCGGCTGGCCGCCGGCATCGACTACGTCCGCGACGACGTGATGCCCATGCTCGACGCGATCGAGGGCTGCCTCGGGATGTCCATGCTCGCCGACCCCGAGACCGGCCAGGTGATCGTCACCAGCTCGTGGCGCTCGGCCGAGGACCTGGACGCGAGCGACCGGCTGCTGACAGGGAGCCGGGCCCGGGCCGCCGAGATCATGGGCGCCCCGCCCGAGGCGGCGGTGTGGGAGGTCGCGGTCATGCACCGCGACCACCGGGCCGCGGCGGGCTCGTGCTGCCGGGTCACCTGGCTGCGGCTCAACCACACCGACGTCGGGCGCGGCGTCGAGCTGTACCGCACCGCGCTGCTGCCCGCGATGGCCGAGCTGCCCGGGTTCTGCAGCGCGAGCCTCCTGGTGGACCGGAGGGCCGGCCGGGCATGCAGTACGACGACCTACGACTCACGCGCGGCCATGGAGAGCAGCCGGGACCGCAGCTGGGCGATCCGGGACGCCGGCGTGCGCGAGTCGGGCGTCGACGTGATGGACGTGGCCGAGTTCGACCTGGTGCTGGCGCACCTGCACCTTCCCGAGCTGGTCTGA
- the xylA gene encoding xylose isomerase: MTESSFSPTRDDHFTFGLWTVGWQGVDVFGTAIRPVLEPAEAIHRLSDLGAYGVTFHDNDVFPFDADATTKEQHLAPFRKALEETGLVVPMVTTNLFSHPVFRDGGFTNNHRDVRRFAIRKAADQIDLAAELGAKIFVAWGGREGAESGAAKDIKSALSRYKEAFDLLGAYVLEQGYDLRFAIEPKPNEPRGDILLPTVGHALAFINELEHPELVGLNPEVGHEEMASLNYAHGLAQALWHGKLFHIDLNGQHGPRYDQDLRFGAGNARGAFWTVDIVENGGYEGPRHFDYKPPRTEDMDGVWVSAEACMRNYLILREKVRAFRADPEVQQALKDARVDQLAVPTVAAGESLADLRAEAFDPDQAAQRGMGFEKLDQLALEHLYGVR, translated from the coding sequence ATGACCGAGTCGAGCTTCAGCCCCACGCGCGACGACCACTTCACCTTCGGCCTGTGGACCGTGGGGTGGCAGGGCGTCGACGTCTTCGGCACCGCGATCCGCCCGGTCCTCGAGCCGGCCGAGGCGATCCACCGGCTCAGCGACCTCGGCGCGTACGGCGTGACGTTCCACGACAACGACGTGTTCCCCTTCGACGCGGACGCCACCACCAAGGAGCAGCACCTCGCACCGTTCCGCAAGGCGCTCGAGGAGACCGGCCTGGTGGTCCCCATGGTCACCACGAACCTGTTCTCCCACCCGGTGTTCCGCGACGGCGGCTTCACCAACAACCACCGCGACGTACGCCGGTTCGCGATCCGCAAGGCCGCCGACCAGATCGATCTGGCCGCCGAGCTCGGCGCCAAGATCTTCGTCGCCTGGGGCGGCCGCGAGGGAGCCGAGTCGGGGGCGGCGAAGGACATCAAGTCGGCGCTGTCGCGCTACAAGGAGGCCTTCGACCTGCTCGGCGCCTACGTGCTGGAGCAGGGCTACGACCTGCGCTTCGCGATCGAGCCCAAGCCCAACGAGCCGCGCGGCGACATCCTGCTGCCGACCGTCGGCCACGCCCTGGCGTTCATCAACGAGCTCGAGCACCCCGAGCTGGTCGGCCTCAACCCCGAGGTCGGGCACGAGGAGATGGCGTCCCTGAACTACGCGCACGGCCTGGCCCAGGCGCTGTGGCACGGCAAGCTCTTCCACATCGACCTCAACGGCCAGCACGGCCCCCGCTACGACCAGGACCTCCGCTTCGGCGCCGGCAACGCACGCGGCGCGTTCTGGACCGTCGACATCGTCGAGAACGGCGGCTACGAGGGCCCGCGGCACTTCGACTACAAGCCACCGCGCACCGAGGACATGGACGGTGTCTGGGTCTCCGCCGAGGCGTGCATGCGCAACTACCTGATCCTGCGCGAGAAGGTACGTGCCTTCCGCGCCGACCCCGAGGTGCAGCAGGCCCTGAAGGACGCCCGGGTCGACCAGCTCGCGGTCCCGACCGTGGCCGCCGGCGAGTCGCTCGCCGACCTGCGCGCCGAGGCGTTCGATCCCGACCAGGCCGCCCAGCGTGGCATGGGCTTCGAGAAGCTCGACCAGCTCGCCCTGGAGCACCTGTACGGCGTGCGCTGA
- a CDS encoding inositol monophosphatase family protein: MSPDPSLAEDAALAARLVRDAGTLAARMRAEGLEAATKTSISDVVTAADHAAERLVVDALAAERPRDGVLGEEGAASEGTSGRTWVIDPVDGTYNFVAGLDWWCSALALTDGDDLVLGAVHHPASGRTFVGGPGLPTTVDGVALPALDDRRLAAACLTTYLHPPSYGAEVGAAFTRLVGGAATLRMLGSASMDATAIASGQLHVRCQHSLPPWDDLPGAALILGVGGATAHVDAAGVRWSAAGAPRAVADVCAALEATG; this comes from the coding sequence GTGAGCCCGGACCCGAGCCTGGCCGAGGACGCCGCCCTCGCCGCCCGCCTGGTCCGCGACGCCGGCACCCTGGCGGCCCGGATGCGCGCCGAGGGGCTCGAGGCCGCGACCAAGACCTCGATCTCCGACGTCGTGACCGCTGCCGACCACGCCGCCGAGCGACTCGTCGTCGACGCCCTCGCGGCCGAGCGACCCCGCGACGGCGTGCTGGGGGAGGAGGGCGCGGCGAGCGAGGGTACGTCGGGCCGCACCTGGGTGATCGACCCGGTCGACGGCACCTACAACTTCGTGGCCGGCCTGGACTGGTGGTGCTCCGCGCTCGCGCTGACCGATGGTGACGACCTCGTGCTCGGGGCCGTCCACCACCCGGCCTCCGGGCGGACCTTCGTCGGTGGGCCGGGCCTCCCGACGACCGTGGACGGCGTCGCGTTGCCCGCCCTCGACGACCGCCGACTCGCCGCGGCCTGCCTGACGACCTACCTGCATCCGCCGTCGTACGGCGCGGAGGTCGGCGCGGCCTTCACCCGCCTGGTGGGCGGCGCGGCGACCCTGCGGATGCTCGGTTCGGCGTCGATGGACGCCACCGCGATCGCGTCGGGTCAGCTGCACGTCCGGTGCCAGCACTCGTTGCCACCCTGGGACGACCTGCCCGGCGCCGCGCTGATCCTCGGGGTGGGCGGAGCGACCGCGCACGTGGACGCTGCAGGTGTGCGCTGGTCGGCTGCGGGTGCGCCGCGCGCCGTGGCGGACGTCTGCGCCGCCCTGGAGGCGACCGGCTGA
- a CDS encoding ATP-binding cassette domain-containing protein: MSSGEPLLELRGVQKSFGAVHVLQGVDLTVRPGRVTALVGDNGAGKSTLIKGIAGIHPFDEGDYAFEGNPVHVKNPRDSNALGIEVVYQDLALCDNLDVVHNMFLGRELTKGGMVDEDTMEARARETLDGLSVRTLQSVRTHVAALSGGQRQTVAIARAVLWNSKIVILDEPTAALGVAQTEQVLKLVRRLADRGLGVVLISHNLNEVFQVADDIAVLYLGQMVGQVDVATTSRERVIAAITTGKVNEGDAA, translated from the coding sequence ATGTCGAGTGGAGAGCCGCTGCTGGAGCTGCGCGGCGTTCAGAAGAGCTTCGGCGCCGTGCATGTGTTGCAGGGCGTCGATCTGACGGTACGACCCGGTCGCGTCACGGCGCTGGTCGGCGACAACGGGGCCGGGAAGAGCACCCTGATCAAGGGGATCGCGGGCATCCACCCGTTCGACGAGGGCGACTACGCGTTCGAGGGCAACCCCGTCCACGTGAAGAACCCTCGTGACTCGAACGCACTGGGCATCGAGGTCGTGTACCAGGACCTCGCCCTGTGCGACAACCTCGACGTCGTGCACAACATGTTCCTCGGTCGCGAGCTGACCAAGGGCGGCATGGTCGACGAGGACACGATGGAGGCGCGTGCCCGAGAGACGCTCGACGGCCTCTCCGTCCGCACCCTCCAATCGGTACGCACGCACGTCGCCGCCCTCTCGGGTGGCCAGCGCCAGACGGTCGCCATCGCACGCGCCGTGCTCTGGAACTCCAAGATCGTCATCCTCGACGAGCCGACCGCAGCACTGGGCGTCGCACAGACCGAGCAGGTCCTCAAGCTGGTCCGCCGGCTCGCCGACCGTGGCCTCGGGGTCGTGCTGATCAGCCACAACCTCAACGAGGTCTTCCAGGTCGCCGACGACATCGCCGTCCTCTACCTCGGCCAGATGGTCGGCCAGGTGGATGTCGCCACCACCAGCCGTGAGCGGGTCATCGCGGCGATCACGACCGGCAAGGTGAACGAGGGGGATGCGGCATGA
- a CDS encoding ROK family transcriptional regulator translates to MPTPTGVGTDELRRANLRAILQTVHTRGPTTRAVLTRQLGLNRSTIGALTGELQSLGLVSEETSAVGGRSGRPSHLVVPREDNVVVAVDVGVDRIAVALVGLGGEVLDRRDRRHQRGEHDVAHVVDAVAQMVEDILAGAGHRVRCLGVGVAVPGAVRAADGFVRFAPNLGWVEEPFTDLLAARLDRPVATGNDADLGALAEHVRGVAIGYSEAVYLSASVGIGGGFLMAGRPLAGARGYAGEVGHMQVDSQGPVCRCGAVGCWETKVGENVLLRLAGRLPGGGPPAIAEVIEAARAGEQRAADAVAEVAEWCGVGLRGIVNLFDPEIVVLGGCLAQVWKAAEATVNEAMARSTMMPRDDVLIRAAQFGVDSPLIGAAELAFAPVLDHPQAVPNAS, encoded by the coding sequence ATGCCCACCCCCACCGGAGTCGGCACCGACGAGCTGCGGCGCGCGAATCTCCGCGCGATCCTGCAGACGGTGCACACGCGCGGTCCGACGACCCGCGCGGTCCTCACCCGCCAGCTCGGGCTCAACCGCAGCACGATCGGTGCGCTCACCGGCGAGCTGCAGAGCCTCGGGCTGGTCTCGGAGGAGACCTCGGCGGTGGGTGGGCGCTCGGGACGTCCGTCGCACCTGGTGGTGCCGCGGGAGGACAACGTCGTCGTCGCGGTCGACGTGGGGGTGGATCGGATCGCGGTGGCCCTCGTGGGTCTCGGCGGTGAGGTCCTCGACCGGCGCGACCGTCGCCACCAGCGGGGCGAGCACGACGTCGCACATGTCGTCGACGCGGTCGCCCAGATGGTGGAGGACATCCTCGCCGGGGCCGGCCACCGGGTGCGGTGCCTCGGCGTCGGCGTCGCCGTACCGGGTGCGGTCCGGGCTGCCGACGGCTTCGTCCGGTTCGCGCCGAACCTCGGCTGGGTGGAGGAGCCGTTCACCGACCTGCTGGCCGCGCGGCTCGACCGGCCGGTGGCCACGGGGAACGACGCCGACCTGGGCGCGCTCGCCGAGCACGTGCGGGGGGTCGCGATCGGCTACTCCGAGGCGGTCTACCTCAGCGCCAGCGTCGGCATCGGCGGCGGCTTCCTGATGGCGGGCCGGCCACTGGCCGGCGCGCGCGGGTACGCCGGCGAGGTCGGCCACATGCAGGTCGACAGCCAGGGCCCGGTCTGCCGGTGCGGTGCCGTCGGCTGCTGGGAGACCAAGGTGGGGGAGAACGTGCTGCTGCGGCTTGCGGGCCGACTGCCCGGCGGCGGACCGCCCGCGATCGCCGAGGTCATCGAGGCGGCCCGGGCGGGGGAGCAGCGCGCCGCAGACGCGGTCGCGGAGGTCGCGGAGTGGTGCGGTGTCGGCCTGCGCGGGATCGTCAACCTGTTCGATCCCGAGATCGTGGTGCTCGGTGGCTGCCTGGCGCAGGTGTGGAAGGCAGCGGAGGCAACCGTCAACGAGGCGATGGCGCGGAGCACGATGATGCCGCGCGACGACGTCTTGATCCGCGCCGCCCAGTTCGGTGTCGACTCCCCGCTGATCGGCGCCGCCGAGCTGGCCTTCGCGCCGGTGCTCGACCACCCCCAGGCCGTGCCAAACGCCAGCTGA
- a CDS encoding HIT family protein, producing the protein MTDPAGHERDGFEGFDRLWTPHRMAYIVPSIPVDGDGCPFCAMEHMAPEDSLVVHRGETCFVVLNLHPYNPGHLMVLPHRHVAELEDLSVEEVTELMTTTQQAVRVLREIAGPHAFNIGVNLGGVAGGSLSQHLHQHVVPRWSGDANFITVLGGTKTLPQLLADTRRLLVEAWA; encoded by the coding sequence ATGACCGACCCTGCCGGCCACGAGCGCGACGGGTTCGAGGGCTTCGACCGGCTCTGGACACCGCACCGGATGGCCTACATCGTCCCGAGCATCCCGGTCGACGGCGACGGCTGCCCGTTCTGCGCGATGGAGCACATGGCGCCCGAGGACAGCCTCGTCGTGCACCGCGGCGAGACCTGCTTCGTCGTCCTCAACCTGCACCCCTACAACCCCGGGCACCTGATGGTGCTGCCGCACCGGCACGTCGCCGAGCTGGAGGACCTCAGCGTCGAGGAGGTGACCGAGCTGATGACGACCACCCAGCAGGCGGTCCGGGTGCTGCGCGAGATCGCCGGCCCGCACGCCTTCAACATCGGGGTCAACCTCGGCGGGGTCGCGGGCGGCTCGCTCTCGCAGCACCTCCACCAGCACGTGGTGCCCCGCTGGTCCGGGGACGCCAACTTCATCACCGTGCTCGGCGGCACCAAGACGCTCCCGCAGCTGCTCGCGGACACGCGCCGCCTGCTCGTCGAGGCCTGGGCGTGA
- a CDS encoding sugar ABC transporter permease — translation MSVATEEIHDRQDTHSRATVGGLVKEYLAKLRGGDVGSLPAILGLVALVIVFSSLRPETFTKAFNFGNLIQQSAGVTIIAMGMVFVLLLGEIDLSAGYTGGTAAAVMSLLLTEQGWPTPLAILACLATGMVIGTGIGLIVAWLGIPSFVVTLAMFLGLQGVMLSIIGEKGSIDSGEFVAKLNSETISVWLGWVIAVALVGLYATSTFLSNRRRRRHGLTSQPTLLWALKSGGLAVITILVVFYLSIERSPNAHIKSIKGVPISLLILIGLALVLGALLSRTKWGSHVYAVGGNAEAARRAGINVAMIKLSCFVLGSTVAAVGGIMLASYSGGVNNVTGGSTILLYAVGAAVIGGTSLFGGKGRVIDALIGGTVVAVIANGMGLLNQPDSRKYIVTGLVLLVAASVDAISRRRATATGRA, via the coding sequence ATGAGCGTCGCGACCGAAGAGATCCACGACCGCCAGGACACCCACAGCCGCGCCACCGTCGGCGGCCTGGTGAAGGAGTATCTGGCCAAGCTCCGAGGCGGCGACGTCGGCTCGCTTCCGGCGATCCTCGGACTCGTCGCGCTGGTCATCGTGTTCTCCAGCCTGCGGCCCGAGACCTTTACCAAGGCGTTCAACTTCGGCAACCTGATCCAGCAGTCGGCGGGCGTCACGATCATCGCGATGGGGATGGTCTTCGTGCTGCTGCTCGGCGAGATCGACCTCTCGGCGGGCTACACGGGCGGCACGGCCGCCGCCGTGATGTCCCTCCTGCTCACCGAGCAGGGCTGGCCGACCCCCCTGGCGATCCTGGCCTGTCTCGCCACCGGCATGGTGATCGGCACCGGCATCGGCCTGATCGTCGCCTGGCTCGGCATCCCGTCGTTCGTCGTGACGCTGGCCATGTTCCTCGGCCTGCAGGGCGTCATGCTCTCGATCATCGGCGAGAAGGGCTCGATCGACTCCGGCGAGTTCGTCGCGAAGCTCAACAGCGAGACCATCTCGGTCTGGCTCGGATGGGTGATCGCGGTCGCCCTGGTCGGGCTCTACGCGACGTCGACGTTCCTGAGCAACCGGCGTCGGCGGCGCCACGGCCTGACCAGCCAGCCGACGCTCCTCTGGGCACTGAAGTCGGGCGGCCTCGCCGTCATCACCATCCTGGTCGTGTTCTACCTCTCGATCGAGCGCAGCCCGAACGCACACATCAAGTCGATCAAGGGCGTCCCGATCTCACTGCTCATCCTGATCGGGCTCGCCCTCGTGCTCGGCGCACTGTTGAGCAGGACCAAGTGGGGCAGTCACGTCTACGCGGTCGGCGGCAACGCCGAGGCGGCGCGCCGTGCCGGCATCAACGTCGCGATGATCAAGCTGAGCTGCTTCGTGCTGGGCTCCACGGTCGCGGCCGTCGGCGGCATCATGCTCGCGAGCTACAGCGGCGGGGTGAACAACGTCACCGGAGGCAGCACGATCCTGCTGTACGCCGTGGGCGCGGCCGTCATCGGCGGCACCAGTCTGTTCGGGGGCAAAGGACGCGTCATCGACGCCTTGATCGGCGGCACCGTCGTGGCGGTGATCGCCAACGGCATGGGGCTGCTGAACCAGCCCGACAGCCGGAAGTACATCGTCACCGGCCTGGTGCTGCTCGTGGCCGCCAGTGTCGACGCGATCAGTCGCAGGCGAGCGACCGCCACCGGACGGGCCTGA
- a CDS encoding sugar ABC transporter substrate-binding protein, which translates to MVRIQGARLASLVAVGALAFGSLAACGSDSDGGDTGSESTNGTSESSAPEVTGKVGVILPDSKTSVRWETQDRPNLEAAFKAAGLESIIQNAEGSPDTFGQLCDQMITEGVQVLIETDLDPDSGKACIDKAKNAGIAVIDYDRLTLGGGADYYVSFDNVKVGALQGQGLIDALQAKGEKSGNIAFINGAATDNNATLFKQGYEQVIKDDGSYTVVGDQTGEWDPDTAGKVFDQFYAAHPDLVGLVTANDGMAGGVIAREKAAGVEGKILVTGQDATAEGLANVLLGYQAGTVFKDTSIEAKAAADLAIAIIKGEDPSTIATGSVNDSVLGVDVPSVLATPVWITADTVKDVVAAGQANAADICKGIEDLCKKYGVA; encoded by the coding sequence ATGGTCAGGATCCAGGGGGCGCGGCTCGCGTCCCTCGTTGCAGTAGGAGCGCTCGCCTTCGGGTCGCTCGCCGCGTGCGGCAGCGACTCCGACGGCGGCGACACCGGCAGTGAGAGCACCAACGGCACCAGCGAGTCGTCCGCACCGGAGGTCACCGGGAAGGTCGGCGTGATCCTTCCGGACTCGAAGACCTCGGTCCGCTGGGAGACGCAGGACCGGCCGAACCTCGAGGCCGCCTTCAAGGCAGCGGGCCTGGAGTCGATCATCCAGAACGCCGAGGGCTCGCCGGACACGTTCGGTCAGCTCTGTGACCAGATGATCACCGAGGGCGTCCAGGTCCTCATCGAGACCGACCTCGACCCGGACTCGGGCAAGGCCTGCATCGACAAGGCCAAGAACGCGGGCATCGCCGTCATCGACTACGACCGTCTCACCCTGGGCGGCGGCGCGGACTACTACGTGTCGTTCGACAACGTGAAGGTCGGCGCGCTGCAGGGTCAGGGCCTCATCGACGCCCTCCAGGCCAAGGGCGAGAAGAGCGGCAACATCGCCTTCATCAACGGCGCCGCGACCGACAACAACGCCACGCTGTTCAAGCAGGGCTACGAGCAGGTCATCAAGGACGACGGCAGCTACACGGTCGTCGGCGACCAGACCGGTGAATGGGACCCGGACACCGCCGGCAAGGTCTTCGACCAGTTCTACGCCGCGCACCCCGACCTGGTCGGGCTCGTCACCGCCAACGACGGGATGGCCGGTGGCGTCATCGCCCGTGAGAAGGCCGCGGGCGTCGAGGGCAAGATCCTGGTGACCGGCCAGGACGCGACCGCCGAGGGTCTCGCCAACGTGCTGCTGGGCTACCAGGCCGGCACCGTCTTCAAGGACACCTCGATCGAGGCCAAGGCCGCTGCCGACCTGGCGATCGCGATCATCAAGGGCGAGGACCCGTCGACGATCGCGACCGGCTCCGTCAACGACTCGGTGCTCGGTGTCGACGTGCCGTCGGTGCTCGCCACCCCGGTCTGGATCACCGCGGACACGGTCAAGGACGTGGTCGCCGCCGGCCAGGCGAACGCCGCCGACATCTGCAAGGGTATCGAGGACCTCTGCAAGAAGTACGGAGTCGCGTGA